The following nucleotide sequence is from Candidatus Methylomirabilota bacterium.
CGCCTCGGCGACGGCCTTGACCGCGTCGGGGTTCTCGAGCGACGAGAGGTCTCCGGGATCACGGCCGAGATACGTGGCCCGGATCACCCGCCGCATGATCTTGGCCGAGCGCGTCTTGGGCAGGTCGCGCGCGAACAGCACGCGCTCGGGCTTCAACGCCTTGCCCATCTGCTGCGCGACGCGCTCGGTCAGCTCGGCGCGCAGCGTCTCGGAGGGCGCCGTGCCCGGCTTGAGCACGGCGAAGCAGACCACGGCCTCGCCCTTGACCTCGTGGGGCACGCCGATGACGCCGGCCTCGGCCACCCCCGGGTGCCCGACCAGGATCGATTCGACCTCGGCGGGCCCCAGCCGCTTGCCGGCAATCTTGAGCGTGTCGTCGGAGCGTCCCTGGAGGAACCAGAAGCCGTCGTCGTCGATCAGCGCCCAATCGCCGTGGACCCACACCCCGGGCCAGCGCGACCAGTACGTCTCCTCGTAGCGCTGGGGATCGCGCCAGAACCCCTGGGTCATCCCGGGCCACGGCCCGGTGACCACCAGCTCGCCGACCTGGCCGCGCACCGGCCGGCCATCCTCGCCGAACACGTCGGCGGCCATCCCGGGGATGGGTCCGGCGAACGAGCAGGGCTTGAGGGGCGCGATCGGAAAGCACCCGAGGATGCCGCCGGAGATCTCGGTGCCGCCCGTGTAGTTGATGATCGGCACGCGGCTCCCGCCGACGTGCTCGAACAGCCAGCGGTAGGGCTCGGGGTTCCAGGGCTCCCCGGTCGATCCGAGAATGCGGAGCGACGATAGATCGTGGGCACGCGGGTGCTCGAGGCCGTGCGGCATCAGCGCGCGCACCGCCGTCGGCGAGAGGCCCATCACGGTGATTCGATGACGCGCCACCAGCGCCCACAGCCGGTCGGGCTTCGGGTAGTCGGGCACGCCTTCGAAGAGCACGCCGGTCGCCCCCAGCGCGAGCGCCGCCGTGATGAGCATGGGGCCCATGAGCCATCCCAGGTCGGTGAGCCAGAAGAGGCGATCGCCCTCGCCGACGTCGTGGCAGTAGGCGAAGTCGTTCGCCGTCTTGAGCAGGAAGCCCGCGTGGGTGAGCACGGCGCCCTTGGGCCGGCCGGTGGTGCCGGAGGTGTAGATGATGAGGCAGGGGCGGTCGGACTCCACCGG
It contains:
- a CDS encoding acetate--CoA ligase translates to MAERARITRLMRANGLRSLGELQKRSLEDTEWYWNAVVRDLGIRWMRPYARVLDDSRGPAWPAWFSGGLLNLADNCLDRHLDAGRADQAALVWEADDGQTRTLTYRELAREVNRLANALKSFGIAEGDRIGVFLPMSPEAAIATLAIARIGAIYTPCFSGFGAQAVASRLQDCEAKLLITADGFHRRGQVVRMKETADEAVAACPSIRRVLVYRRLGRDVPWTAGRDHWWHESVASASDDCPAVPVESDRPCLIIYTSGTTGRPKGAVLTHAGFLLKTANDFAYCHDVGEGDRLFWLTDLGWLMGPMLITAALALGATGVLFEGVPDYPKPDRLWALVARHRITVMGLSPTAVRALMPHGLEHPRAHDLSSLRILGSTGEPWNPEPYRWLFEHVGGSRVPIINYTGGTEISGGILGCFPIAPLKPCSFAGPIPGMAADVFGEDGRPVRGQVGELVVTGPWPGMTQGFWRDPQRYEETYWSRWPGVWVHGDWALIDDDGFWFLQGRSDDTLKIAGKRLGPAEVESILVGHPGVAEAGVIGVPHEVKGEAVVCFAVLKPGTAPSETLRAELTERVAQQMGKALKPERVLFARDLPKTRSAKIMRRVIRATYLGRDPGDLSSLENPDAVKAVAEA